ttggcttttagcccaagggttggagatggtcttatagCAAGTGTAGTGTTAAGAGCTTCAGCATTATCCAACTCCTCTTTCATATGTTCTAACTTTTCTTGAATGTTATCCATCACATGCCCATCCTCATCATCCCGATCGTGCTCCATTGGCTCCTGCTTGACACCCTTAACACAAAATTGATCCTtatattgaaaccaaaacttTTCCAAACACCTCGATTTTCCTATAAAGTAGCACAATTTCTTCCTGCCATTGTCAGTCAATCACAAAACGGAAATTTCAAACCTCATTTGTATATGATTAATTTGAAACATTTCTCCTAGGCTTAATAGAAGATTGAAAACAAACCGTTTGTGCAAAAATTGTCTCATCAGCCTCCGTATTGGTAAGCTTCTTATGCTGAAAGAAAAAGGTGCAGAATTAGCTCATATTAAATAATGTCATAGACGGTCATATTCTGGCCAGTCGATTAGCCAACGACAGAAATAAGTAATTTAAgcatacctttttttttcaattgtacGTCACGCTGGCCAAGATTTTTCTGAAGCTTTTGCTTCTGAACTTCGCTTTGATTATGATTCTTCTGAAGTTCTTTGTTCTGGACTTCACTTTGCTCAAACTTTTTCTGATGCTCTTTTTTATCAGCTTTACTCTTTTTCTGCTTTATCTGGAGCTCCTTCTTCTCCGCTTCGCTCTCCTCGTGCGTTTTCTGAAGCCCTTCACTTTGGTCAAGCTTTTTCTGAAGTTCTTTCTTCTCAACTTCACTCTTTTCATGCTTTATCCGGAGCTTTTTCTTCTCCGCTTCGCTCTGCTCGTGCTTTTTCCGAAACTCATTCTTCTGAGCTTCGCCACACTCTAGATTTTTATGCAGCTCTTTCATTTGTGCTGCATTCTGCACAAGCATATCCTCAAACTCCTTTTTTTTACGTTCAAGCTCTTCCTTCTCCGCTTCGATATGCTCGTGCTTTCTCTGATGCTCATTCTTCTGAGCTTCGCCATGCTCTAGCTTTTCTGCAGCTCTTTCATTTGTGCTGCATTCTGCACAAGCATATACTCAAACTCCTTTTTTTTACGTTCACTCAACTCGAGCTCGTTCTTAAGACCAAACACTTCAGTTTGAAAATTTGACAAGGCTTCCTTCTGCTCGAAGAATAGCTTCTCGATGTGGTCAAGTACATTTTGTTGCAATTTTCCTATTTAACAtggaataaaaaattcaaaattcagcTAATCTTGCAGCCCTTTTCAAAGGCAAAGACAACATGCATGGAGCATCTTGAAGTTTGATCAGACTCACCAATATCCATTTCTTCTAAACTGTGAGACATTTCCAATTCAAAACTACAATAAATAGAAGAAACAGATGTTAGAGATTCGAAGAAAACCAAATTTAGATGGAAACAAGGTATACAAAGAACAAGTTCCCAAACTATATCAGCACAATTTTCCACCTACTTTTTTCTGATTTCTTCTTAGAAACCAATGCATTTCATTTTTATGaacaataacaaaaaaacataatGATTGTTCATCCAGATAAGATCATCCTCACCCCCCTTATTGAGTCCTCTGCAAAAAAACTCCGTTCCTTTGAGTTCAGTAAGATGAAAAGATTAACTTGAAAacctaaaaagaaaaagagaacatAATGACTGTTTATGCACTCTTTTTGTTCTGGTCATGTAGTGGTGCATGAAAGGCACGCGTCAGATTGGTAATTAAATAAAGAGACAGTGGCAAGGGTAGGGCAAGAGTCAAgctatttgtttttcttttaaggAGAAAAGGGGAGTCATTGGTATGGGGAATACGGCTTAattgagtttgaaaatttgaattagTTAAGTTATTTAGGAAGATGTAGGTCTATTAACTTGTGAATTCTTATAAATATTGTACTAGAAAGGCACTTTGATCTCGGTCCAAAAAATTCAGCTGTTTTTGAATTGGAtccaattttatttgattttctaTTACACCTGTTTTTTcctttgaaaataatttttttttaaattctttaaatttgaaACTTCAAATGCCTTTATCTACCCGTTTTCtaattaaaaacattttaaaaacacattattaCAAATCTTACaagtttataaaaaattaaaagaaacatTGCCAGAggtagaaaaaaataaaataaaaaatttgtgatGTAGGTAGATGATATTAATTAATCTATGATAGAGGTAGACTATGAACAAAAACCTATTGTATAGAtagataatacaaaataatatgtGATATAGATAGACTACGAACAAAAACATATTGTATAGGTAGATAACACAATTAATTTGTGATATATAGGTAGATAAAATACAATTAATCTATAATATAGGTAGAATAAGAAAATATAGAGATAGATTcataaaagaaatatataataCAGGTAGATAAACAAAGCAAACAAAAGGTGCATTAATTTCCTATAAAGTTTTCActtagaaaaaaagaaaaatatgtatAATCAAAGTTCAAACTAAAACTTAGGAAGAAATTAATAGTGCACGCATGAAACTTATATTTTCATGGCAATACTTCAAAGCTCTATACCACTGCAAAGAAAGTAGAAATTGTGATCTTGTATTtcaaaaaagaggaagaaatcataaaagcttgaaagaagaaagaagaagattgaagaagaagaaaggggaGGAGAACACGGCACAAATTGTATACGGGAGTTATGGAAGAAGAGATATGCTTTaaaacttgttgatgcacaaaatcagtggggactttggtacaacagaaagtgttaagtttgtgaccttcgctagattgctccggtcactagtgtggataagtatgtaaatggatagggacagggaagcaaacacaagatgtacgtggttcacccagattggctacgtccatggagtagaggagttctcattaattgtgaagggtttacacaagtacataggttcaagctctcctttagtgagtactagtgaatgatttagtacaaatgagattaggaaatattgtgagagaatgatctatatttatagaagagagtttctagtttcattctgacattgacacgtgttgtgttgtgattggcttctgatgttgacacatgtcgcactatgattgacttctgatgtcgacacgtgtcgtgctatgattggcctcctggttgtagggaaactcttctgggtccttgacggtataacgttgactagtgctcagtagtttcgggattggtcaagtatggtataaacaatgctcccctaagttcccgagtgagggaagctcatcggttggggacttgcaagatccaagccattgagtaatcacgaaacttctaagtaccaaagtgtggtatcattttcacttgccctatctatctcatacgtagatgtggcatcttctttggaagtacttttcctccatccaggggtggtatctttaaccgatgaagatgcacaaggtaatgtatcaatttcacttgaagcttacttgtagtttcgggcttggtcaagtgcgatacaaaatcctataataggagtcccccaagtcgccgagctaggagatttgccgaaagaggtaacagacaaggtaagcaatcagacttccaagcaagtaaCCTGGATCGGAGATTCggcttcggcttccggttgattgttctccttctccttgtgtcgtaaacagcaacaaggataaggagaagcaaataaagaatagatgatatgagatactttttcttttgaataagtaactttccacaggtttattcttgaactgggctggagggttttctggtttcctccagagtataaggccgactcaagaatttgagggtcaaaacaagtccatcaaatcaatagtgcgttcgaccttgataatataggatacttttgctgttgatgaAGTAATAGGTGAATCGGCATGTGTTATGTTGCGCTTCTCTCcgcatgcttccttgtatccttctcacttgccctatctgttcctcaggtagatgtggtatcttttctggaagcataagatgttgaagacgagtactcgagagcaatgccaagtaagtaatctGGCAAGGGGTtacaggcagtcagttcctgactagaagcttgattccaagtgctgactgattgctctctttctccttgtcttgcaggtaagaacaagggcaaaggaaaagacatggaaaaagcatgatatgggatactcttgcttttgaccctgatgatatgagagaCTCTTgttctggtgtggctggtttgcatagaaa
This window of the Malus domestica chromosome 03, GDT2T_hap1 genome carries:
- the LOC139194631 gene encoding uncharacterized protein — translated: MAASASSTSPLPALSIKSMTPRFAPKELLEPAIKGTLNKEAIQMVKPAKGTTSLAFIFKDGVMVAADSRASMGGYICLVKRDTNHVVGVSQVTELGDLAKEMIDKVVRKWKKIREREKGERSTGECSTNERAAEKLEHGEAQKNEHQRKHEHIEAEKEELERKKKEFEDMLVQNAAQMKELHKNLECGEAQKNEFRKKHEQSEAEKKKLRIKHEKSEVEKKELQKKLDQSEGLQKTHEESEAEKKELQIKQKKSKADKKEHQKKFEQSEVQNKELQKNHNQSEVQKQKLQKNLGQRDHKKLTNTEADETIFAQTGVKQEPMEHDRDDEDGHVMDNIQEKLEHMKEELDNAEALNTTLAIRPSPTLGLKAKFFSPENFAFCPETFFLFQPFWAKILARNY